A region of Denticeps clupeoides chromosome 19, fDenClu1.1, whole genome shotgun sequence DNA encodes the following proteins:
- the LOC114769718 gene encoding uncharacterized protein LOC114769718, translating into MSLGGIHRGFLKKYGGFMFKQWKERYLVLTVEGSLMVCREADSPADQVVPLQSNCEAIVEGREILDLPRLPPGGRRDCCFAIILRQEKFLLLLSDSPDDCSQWLKVLRKVREGVTSPVTLQRQQSITPCITDRDPLPDSPREKDPPSPRLIDKPPSSPQIKGRENSFRDRGPCRQRSVRSGSVAPPHRSEDCLRHGNSSDARAVRAVCLLMGGAAASSALGYLNSCSPSGHVGNALPSELSHSPGFSDLSGGSSYHACSQAVDSPHFNSFDFEADSDFDAFDCGGFAF; encoded by the exons ATGAGCCTGGGAGGGATCCATCGAGGCTTCCTCAAGAAGTATG GAGGCTTCATGTTTAAGCAGTGGAAGGAGCGGTATCTGGTGCTGACGGTGGAGGGCAGTCTAATGGTGTGTCGAGAAGCCGACTCCCCAGCCGACCAGGTGGTGCCGCTGCAAAGCAACTGCGAAGCCATAGTGGAGGGTCGGGAGATTCTGGACCTGCCTCGACTGCCCCCGGGGGGGCGGAGGGACTGCTGTTTTGCCATCATCCTTCGCCAGGAgaagttcctgctgctgctttccGACAGCCCTGATGACTGCAG CCAGTGGCTCAAAGTGCTAAGAAAAGTAAGGGAG GGTGTGACATCACCAGTGACCCTGCAGAGACAACAGAGCATAACACCCTGCATCACCGACAGAGATCCCCTACCTGACAGCCCCAGAGAAAAAGATCCCCCATCCCCTCGGCTGATCGACAAGCCACCATCCTCGCCACAAATCAAAGGCAGAGAGAATTCCTTCAGGGACAGAG GGCCATGTCGGCAGCGATCAGTCAGAAGTGGCTCAGTGGCGCCGCCTCATCGTTCAGAGGACTGCCTCCGTCATGGCAACAGCAGCGATGCACGGGCAGTGAGGGCCGTGTGCCTCCTGATGGGCGGAGCCGCCGCCTCCTCGGCGCTGGGATACCTGAACTCCTGCTCACCTTCCGGCCATGTTGGCAACGCCCTCCCGTCCGAGCTCAGCCACTCCCCTGGTTTCTCGGACCTCAGTGGGGGCTCCTCCTACCATGCCTGCAGCCAGGCCGTCGACTCGCCACATTTCAACAGCTTTGACTTTGAAGCCGATTCTGACTTTGATGCTTTCGACTGCGGGGGATTCGCGTTCTAG
- the LOC114769612 gene encoding cytochrome P450 2G1-like, with translation MDAYFTLGLAGLVLLLLLVVGMRKDKCRQAPGPFAFPLIGNLHQMKRHTRFKTFMKWSKQYGPVITVYMGLQRVVLLVGYETVKEALVDQAEDFSGRAPVPFVYKATRGYGLLISNGERWRQLRRFTLTTLRDFGMGRKKMESWIQEESKHLVDLFRENKSGPFDPSFFISRAVANVICTLVFGQRFSYKDAQFLRLLQIVNNLLKSSSSPFSRLYNIFPRLRNYLPGDHKRIFKEVEELRNFSMDKIIKHEETLNPDDPRDYIDCFLMRLNEKNLPCTEFHYDNLISTVLNLFLAGTETTSSTLRYTLMLLTKYPHIQEKMQKEIDDVIGQTRSPTMEDRKSLPYTNAVIHEAQRFLDIAPIGVPHCATADISFKGYIIPKGTVILPLLHSALRSEDHWDSPWSFNPNHFLDKNGNFNTNPAFIPFSLGKRACVGESLARMELFLFLVTLLQHFTFSSPGGPDIVDISPEYSNFRNIQRRYELIVTPH, from the exons ATGGATGCCTATTTCACCCTGGGACTTGCTGGCCTGGTGCTCCTCCTGCTGTTAGTTGTTGGAATGAGGAAGGACAAGTGTCGTCAGGCCCCTGGACCCTTCGCTTTTCCACTGATAGGGAACCTGCATCAGATGAAAAGGCATACCCGATTCAAGACCTTCATGAAG TGGAGTAAGCAGTACGGACCTGTCATTACTGTGTATATGGGACTTCAGAGAGTCGTGCTCCTGGTAGGATATGAAACAGTGAAGGAGGCTCTGGTGGACCAGGCTGAAGATTTCAGTGGCAGAGCACCAGTACCGTTTGTGTACAAAGCAACCAGAGGCTACG GCCTACTGATCAGTAATGGAGAGCGCTGGCGTCAGCTGAGGCGGTTCACTCTGACCACGCTCAGAGATTTTGGCATGGGCCGCAAGAAGATGGAGAGCTGGATCCAGGAGGAGAGCAAACACCTGGTGGATCTCTTTAGAGAAAACAAAT CAGGACCATTTGACCCCAGCTTTTTCATCAGTCGTGCTGTGGCCAATGTCATCTGTACCTTGGTGTTCGGACAGCGCTTCAGTTACAAAGATGCCCAGTTTCTGCGTTTATTACAGATCGTCAATAATTTGCTGAAAAGTAGCAGCAGCCCCTTTTCACGG CTGTATAACATTTTCCCCCGTTTGAGGAACTACTTGCCTGGTGACCACAAAAGGATCTTTAAAGAGGTGGAGGAACTGAGGAACTTTTCCATGGACAAAATTATTAAACACGAGGAGACCCTGAACCCAGATGACCCCAGGGACTACATTGACTGTTTCCTCATGAGGTTAAATGAG AAGAACCTTCCTTGTACTGAATTCCACTATGATAACTTGATATCTACTGTATTGAACCTCTTCTTGGCGGGTACAGAGACCACCAGTAGTACCCTGAGATACACACTGATGTTGCTTACAAAGTACCCTCACATACAGG AGAAAATGCAAAAGGAAATTGACGACGTCATTGGCCAAACACGGAGCCCGACAATGGAAGATAGGAAGTCACTGCCCTACACCAATGCAGTGATCCATGAGGCACAGCGCTTCCTGGATATTGCACCCATTGGTGTTCCACACTGTGCCACAGCAGACATCTCTTTCAAGGGCTACATTATACCCAAG GGCACTGTGATTCTTCCATTACTGCACTCTGCATTGAGGAGTGAAGACCACTGGGACAGCCCCTGGAGCTTCAACCCTAATCACTTCCTGGACAAAAATGGCAACTTCAATACCAACCCAGCATTTATACCATTTTCTTTAG GTAAGCGGGCGTGTGTGGGGGAGTCTCTGGCACGGATGGAGCTCTTTCTGTTTTTGGTGACTCTGCTGCAGCACTTCACCTTCTCCAGCCCAGGTGGACCGGATATTGTGGACATTAGCCCTGAGTACAGCAATTTCAGAAACATACAGCGTAGATATGAGCTCATTGTCACCCCCCATTAA